One Streptomyces sp. B21-105 genomic region harbors:
- a CDS encoding ABC transporter substrate-binding protein has protein sequence MNRKTLVLPAVVSLLAPVLAACGGSGSGSGSGDAIVVGTTDRFTVTKEAPAPLDPAYSYDVGTWNILRQTVQTLMIQPKGDGDPVPEAAESCGFTDTGNERYACKLRSGLKFADGDDVTADDVKFSIERARAIKADSGVFALLSTIDTIETQGDNEVIFHLKTADATFPFKLSTPVAGIVNPDDYDKGKLRDGFAVDGSGPYVLKADTDGDEMTKAVFTKNPHYKGTLKVNNDEVDMVSYKDADAMGTALEKGDIDLMTRTMSPEQIKKLSEAPAGGDIDLVELNGLEIRYLAFNTTDPAVKSKAVRQAMAQIINRGELVSKVYGSQAEPLYSLVPAGLTGHSNSFVNTYGDPNVGKAKALLADADITKPVKVTLNYTTDHYGPATKQEFEVLQKQLNDSGLFDVTIKGTAWDAFVPAERKGEYAVWGMGWFPDFPDADNFVAPFLDKDNFLKSPYSNSDIIDTLIPSSRREADRQNATKSLTEIQDVVAKDVPILPLWQGKQYVAADNDVTGTAYALNSSATLQLWELGRGASS, from the coding sequence ATGAACCGCAAGACTTTGGTGCTGCCGGCCGTGGTCAGTCTGCTCGCGCCCGTGCTCGCCGCCTGCGGAGGGTCCGGCAGCGGCAGCGGCAGCGGCGACGCCATCGTCGTGGGCACCACCGACCGGTTCACCGTCACCAAGGAAGCCCCGGCCCCGCTCGACCCGGCCTACTCCTACGACGTCGGCACCTGGAACATCCTGCGCCAGACCGTGCAGACCCTGATGATCCAGCCCAAGGGTGACGGCGACCCCGTCCCCGAGGCCGCCGAGAGCTGCGGCTTCACCGACACCGGCAACGAACGCTACGCCTGCAAGCTGCGCAGCGGCCTGAAGTTCGCCGACGGCGACGACGTCACGGCCGACGACGTCAAGTTCTCCATCGAGCGCGCCCGTGCCATCAAGGCCGACTCCGGCGTGTTCGCCCTGCTGTCCACCATCGACACCATCGAAACGCAGGGCGACAACGAAGTCATCTTCCACCTCAAGACCGCCGACGCCACCTTCCCCTTCAAGCTGTCGACCCCGGTCGCCGGCATCGTCAACCCCGACGACTACGACAAGGGCAAGCTGCGCGACGGCTTCGCGGTCGACGGATCCGGCCCCTACGTCCTCAAGGCCGACACCGACGGCGACGAGATGACCAAGGCCGTGTTCACCAAGAACCCCCACTACAAGGGGACGCTGAAGGTGAACAACGACGAGGTCGACATGGTGTCCTACAAGGACGCCGACGCCATGGGCACCGCCCTCGAAAAGGGCGACATCGACCTCATGACCCGCACCATGTCGCCGGAGCAGATCAAGAAGCTCTCCGAGGCACCCGCCGGCGGAGACATCGACCTGGTCGAACTGAACGGCCTCGAGATCCGCTACCTCGCGTTCAACACCACGGACCCGGCCGTCAAGTCCAAGGCCGTCCGCCAGGCCATGGCCCAGATCATCAACCGCGGCGAGTTGGTGTCCAAGGTGTACGGCTCCCAGGCCGAACCCCTCTACTCGCTCGTCCCGGCCGGCCTCACCGGTCACTCCAACTCGTTCGTCAACACCTACGGCGATCCCAACGTCGGCAAGGCCAAGGCCCTGCTGGCCGACGCGGACATCACCAAGCCGGTGAAGGTGACGCTGAACTACACGACCGACCACTACGGTCCGGCCACCAAGCAGGAGTTCGAGGTGCTGCAGAAGCAGCTCAACGACAGCGGCCTGTTCGACGTCACCATCAAGGGCACCGCCTGGGACGCCTTCGTCCCGGCCGAACGCAAGGGCGAGTACGCCGTCTGGGGCATGGGCTGGTTCCCCGACTTCCCCGACGCCGACAACTTCGTCGCCCCGTTCCTCGACAAGGACAACTTCCTCAAGTCGCCGTACAGCAACAGCGACATCATCGACACCCTGATCCCGTCCTCCCGCCGCGAGGCCGACCGCCAGAACGCCACCAAGAGCCTGACGGAGATCCAGGACGTCGTCGCCAAGGACGTCCCGATCCTGCCGCTGTGGCAGGGCAAGCAGTACGTCGCCGCCGACAACGACGTCACGGGCACGGCGTACGCGCTGAACTCCTCCGCGACCCTGCAGCTGTGGGAGCTCGGCCGCGGCGCGAGCAGCTGA
- a CDS encoding HAD family hydrolase — MTSTVPAPVTRTAEGSALQAVLLDMDGTLVDTEGFWWDVEVEVFAALGHTLDDSWRHVVVGGPMSRSTGFLIEATGADVTVGELTGLLNQGFEDRITRALPLMPGAARLLAELTEHEVPTALVSASHRRIIDRVIASLGVEHFRLSVAGDEVAHTKPHPDPYLLAAAGLGVDPTRCAVVEDTATGVASAEAAGCHVVAVPSVAPIAPAARRTVVSSLEQVDLSFLRGLMPLN; from the coding sequence ATGACCAGTACGGTTCCCGCGCCAGTGACCCGCACGGCCGAGGGCTCCGCCCTGCAGGCCGTGCTCCTCGACATGGACGGCACCCTGGTGGACACCGAGGGCTTCTGGTGGGACGTCGAGGTCGAGGTCTTCGCCGCACTCGGACACACCCTCGACGACTCCTGGCGCCATGTCGTGGTCGGCGGCCCGATGAGCCGGAGCACCGGGTTCCTGATCGAGGCCACCGGAGCCGACGTCACCGTCGGCGAACTCACCGGCCTGCTCAACCAGGGGTTCGAGGACCGCATCACCCGCGCCCTGCCGCTGATGCCGGGAGCGGCCCGGCTGCTCGCCGAGCTGACCGAGCACGAGGTGCCCACCGCCCTCGTCTCCGCCTCCCACCGGCGCATCATCGACCGCGTCATCGCCTCGCTCGGCGTCGAGCACTTCCGCCTCAGCGTCGCCGGCGACGAGGTCGCCCACACCAAGCCGCACCCCGACCCCTACCTGCTCGCCGCCGCCGGACTCGGCGTGGACCCCACGCGATGCGCGGTCGTCGAGGACACCGCGACGGGTGTCGCCTCGGCCGAGGCGGCGGGCTGCCACGTGGTCGCGGTGCCGTCCGTGGCGCCCATCGCCCCCGCGGCACGACGCACCGTCGTCTCCTCGCTCGAACAGGTCGACCTGTCTTTTCTGCGCGGCCTGATGCCGCTCAACTGA